TCACCATTTTTATACGAATTCCAAGGACTCAATTTAACAAGACGCTTATTTCAAAACAACTCTTTAAAGGTTGTTTACCCTATTTACCcctcaagggctttttggtcaattttagccCTTCATTTGCGCAACGAAGGACTTCCGATATTATTTGACCAAAATATCACTTTTAGCTATAATTCTAAACATGCGTACCTGACTCGGGTCATAAGATTGACCCGTTTAAATACCTTTCGCTATTAATATCTAGTGAATAGCAATGCTAACCATGTGTTAATTCCTGTgatcacaaaactcaacaagcaaTCATCAAATATTATTGacaaatggtgttaacaacaccatttgatCCGTTTAGTCGAAATGACCAATTGTCGTTATAAGATGGCACTTAATTACCATTTCACCCCTTTAACCTATCCTGGTTTACTTTTTGAAATCATCCAACTTGAAAGTCGTTTCCtgttttatttgacccattatgACTTATGCCAAATGGTGTCGTTTTAAATCCCTTTATCTATTCGTTAACCCATGTCCGGATTACCATTTCACCATTTTTACCCCTTTCTACCATAATTTATGGTTTCTACCATTTTCACTTGATCCGACTAGCATTATATCGCGCCGGAACATCATGTTTCATTTACTTAATATAAATCGTATTCCATGTTCACAAATAAGCATTTTGTaataaaagtaaaaagggcgtaAGCTTAACTTACCTCTCATCCGATTTCGCTCTTTCTTCGCGTTTTCAagccgtttgacccgcttcttttccCAAGCCGCCACCTAGCTCGTTTAGCGTCAAACTATCGTCATCATTTACAAGGTGGTTAGCTTAGTCTTTAACAATcgcgactattccaccttacgtatttctatgtcaaaactactattcgacttcatcatttGTTAATTCAAtttatcaaaagttaactacttttgatcACGTGATTTACACAATTAAGTCTAGATTAACTTTATGCTTTGAACCCTTATCGGTTCATACTTCTCATAATTTGTCATACCATTCAAATATGCATTTCACCTAAATTTTTAACATTTagctttcatttaggcattttatcaaacacctaataGGCATACTTTTACACCTTTacaaactagttcataactagttattctTACCAAAGTTAACAACAAAGTTAAAACCCccatgtctagtgttcatgaattACACCTAGTACTTGTATCATAACATCAAGTTTCACAATTTTACCACTCTAACTCAAGTGTTCATCATATCTTTATAAAACCCATTTAGCACATACATGGTTAATCATCAAATTCCTATTTTTCAATCTTAATTCATAAATTTTTCgactagggtttgttcctagatATGGATTCATCCTAGTTTCATCTAAACATCGATCATGCAAGCTCGAATTTCGATTTCATAAGTTCATCAAGAATTCAAGATAGAACCAAATAATGAAattaacataccttgtgatcacTTCACTGAGGTGATCACCAATTTGTGCTTGGATTTTCGATTTGGGTTTGATTGCCTCTTTGATTTGATCAGTTCTTGCAATTTAGGGTTTTGAGCAAGAGAGCCTTTCCTGGCTCTGGTTAAAATCGCAGACACATAtacgtatgtgtgtgtgttttatttgtttattttgttttaataaaactttATCTCATTTGCCCAGGTTTAGTCCCTCAAATTTACCCAAGTTATTTAAAGGGTTATCTATTTCttgtttcttttattgttttaacAACACTTAACCAACTAGGTTGATATCCCTAGTTACTTAATGGGTCTGgggaagtcataacccgtagtatttttttttaagtcccgttaactcgggctttaTATAGCTTTGTTTTCTCAAAGCGTTTATTCTCTTTTCTTTTAacataaaattatttatttaaatcataattttcaccgggttaattttaccactaacggtattttacctgttcttagtattaacggggtttaattaccaaacctgttttcggggtgttacatcaacgaagtccctcattttatatcgacttaatcgccgaggccaatggcgagcgggtcattagttaatagcgctattaggtttaacaaacctcacaccgtgccgttcggacgggcgtgtactaatggactatggcacgtcggtgatgatagacaccgacgctagggcacaacttattttcgttagtagtcgatatggtaacgagtctggtagtttaaaaatggggtagcccccacggccggagtgccgggctggatagccagggattatgaacatggggtagcccccacggctgaaAAGGCCGAAGTAAAAATGggttaactaataaacgttttcgaactatggggtaacccccatgaCTAGATAGCTGGCTAAGATTAAACtacgtttttggaaacaactctaaaatggacaaccaactgtgaactcactcaactttgttgttgactcgttactataTGCTTttcaggtcgttagatgcttatggagcttgcacggggaggaggtcgttgtgggatatggactgttatgtcccgttctaaacatttaaactttatgaacttatgttttggttttacgtcttatgcttccgttgtttaatttgaacttggttaattagttttttgaacaccaattatattgcgtggttggattttatctattttaaatacattgttcaatatgattggtggttggaTCCTAGTCATGTCACgtctccaagcggtgatactccgcgtgtggattttgggggtgttgaCACAAACCTCCTTGTTATGTTTCTTATAAATTTATTGCTTCAATTTTATCATATTCATGtttttaaaaataacaaaaaaaaagaaaaacaaatacaTAAGATCATGATATGACCAAAAGAATATCAACATGTGATCTACATCGATTAAAAACAATCATTTGGTAGGAATCGATTCGGTTAGTTAGGATACCACCACGATAATGGCATGCACTCATAtaacatataaacaaacaaaatgtACACTCTATTTAGAATGCAACTCTGCTCTCAACAAAATTTACAACGAAACACCTGAAAAAATTAAGGGAAGTTACGAATTTAGTTTTTTTAAGTTAACAAACACAAGTTGTTGGAGAAAAATTATATAgcataaactaaaaaaaattgtCACATGGCAACTTCTTAATGGTCAAACCACTGTTCTTTAGGTTTTTCTTTTAATATATTGAATtgaatgataatgataatgataatttATTTTGTTCActatatattatttaattatatGATACTAAAAACTATATTAgatattaaaacaaataaaatggacatgagaaataaatataagagtaaactgccattttggtccctgtggtttgggcagttttgccattttagttcaagtctcaaactttttaaatctgagTCCCTGTTGTTtcacttttgttgccattttagttcaaaatccaaaaaacccctattttgactgttgaaacctgattgttttgtctttttgtgtaggggcattttggtcattttgattTACACTtctaataaattaaaacaaaattaattatatattatataatatatatatataactctctctctctctcactaaaacacATATcattgtctctctctctctctcagttctctctctctctacacagATTAACCGCCATCCACACTCCTCTCTTCCCCTATAGTTCCGGTCGCCGGATTTCCTCTTCATGCCATTCTACACACACATCTATATTCAGAGGTGATGAGGATGATGCCGATGGTGAAGACGGTGAAACACAGAGAATCTGCAGCCGATGAAAGGTAAGCGGTGGCAGCATGGCGGTCATCTGCAGACCATTATCTAAAAcacccctctttctctctctaaaacctaaaacccaagtttttaccctctgtttctctctctaaactcgtTCTAGGGTTTGTGAAAGGTAGGCGGTGATGAGGATGATGCCAGTGATGAGGATGATGCCGATGATGAAGACGGAGAACGAGCCACGTTTTGATTAAACGGGGGTCTACAAATGTTGATTGTTGACCAGGTTAGGGTTTGGGTTtgtttgaagaagatgatgatctGCAGATGTTGTTTGTTGTTCAGGTCCAATACTCGTTCAGCGTTTGCGATTGTGGAATTGATTAGGTGCAATAAGGATGTGTTCGTAGGTCAGGTTTTGATGAAACGGGGGTCTGCAGATTGAAATTGGGTTCAGGTTAGGGTTTAGGTTTTGATAAAACAGGGGTCTGCAGATTGAAATAGGGTTTGTTTGATGAAACGAGGGTCTGCAGATGAAACGTTGGGGAAGATGAAACGGGGGTCTACAGATGTTGATTGTTGTCCAGGTTAGGGTTTGGGTTTGTtagaagaagatgatggtttgTCTGCAGATGTTGATTGTTGTCCTCTTGCtttaatatgttataataaaattaaaatgaccaaaatgcccctgcacaaaaagacaaaacaatcaggtttcaacagtcaaaatatggggtttttggattttggactaaaatggcaacaaaagcccagatttaaaaagtttgagatttggactaaaattgcaaaactgcccaaaccacagggaccaaaatggcagtttactctaaatataAATTATGTGAAACAATGAGCCATGGATTGTTTGAAAAAGCTTGTGGGAAGACTTTTTTAAAATTTGCTGATGTGTGAAATTATACGCCCCGTTTGCGATATgagcatataatgtatatatgtttgGGCCatggggggcaaaagtgaaagtgcactaactttaacgttattttactaatttcgtgaaaataacgttaaaagctaaggacggttaatcatgcatcatgtgatggcgttgatagctgaaagacaaaagggtacatgcactaatcggtctttgtcccgattgctgagtgttatgtatcttatgtccaaggcttgatgcaaaactactatcgagccgggggtcttactggaagcagtctctctattcgtacgggggtagaggtaaggctgtctacatcttaccctccttcAGACCCTatctttgctttgctattggtgggatatactaagtatgatgatgataatgatgtgTGAAATTACCATGCATAGTTTTGAAGGTTATGCTGCATTGTTGATGCTCTTATAATCTGGCTCTTACCAAAGACAAACACTCCCTAGCAAGTATAAACGaattcaaatcatcatcatcataatactcagtaaatcccaccaatagcaaagcaaaggtaagGTCTGatgagggtaagatgtagacagccttacctctacctcataggaatagagaggatgcttccagtgagaccctcggcatgatagtagttttgcatcaagccttggacataagacacataacactcagcaatcagGATAAAGACCGAATAGTGCATGtaccttttgtctttcagctatcaacgctaccccatgatgcatgattaaccgtcctccgcttttaacgttattttcacgaaattagtaaaataacgttaaaattagtgcactttcacttttgcgcataccGCAAGCAGGGCGTATATAAACGAATTCAATCAATGAAGTGTCCATAATGTGGCTCTCTCCCTCGTTGAATTTGATAGGTGTTGCAATCTTATTGTAAAACTTGTAAGTTAATGTTTTACGCTTGTGCATTGTACCATAAAACAATGCGACAAATTTGGCTCGTGTATTGTACCATAAACTATGGGACAAATTTAGGATTTCTGATTTGAACATATGAACTTGTAACAATTTAACTTTCTCAAATATTTAACATAATACCCGTCTCAATCGGTGTCAAGTTCAAACAATCGTTAGTGCACCCCAAAAACTAGCTACGTTATATGCTAAATCATGCAAACTACCTCTTCTTCATTGTTGTTACATAGGTCCTTGGACTCCACACACCTCTCCATCCTGAAAATTGTAATAACACTAAGAAACTCGCATGTTCAATTTCAAGCATGATTATCATAAGATAACAAAGATTAGGAGATACTAGATAACACTAAAACAAAATTCTTCCAACACTTCGGTAATACCTTGCCCCACATACGACCCGACTCACGTCATTAAGGAGTCTTTAGCGAATTTTAAAAAGAGACCTTGTTAATTAATGAAGTTTACATATTGCTATTTTACTTCCTTATTAATTAATGAAGTTTACATATTgctattttacttttttttacaaTATTCTCACACCAAATAATCATTCaaaataaaaattcaaatttATCTGGTTAATACGACTTAATATCTTAAACTGTTCATGTTTTCCTCCTCCCCAAACTTCATTTTCTTTAATTTAATTCAATTACTACTTCAGGGCCCTCAAACATACCACCAAATTAGTGGGTCAATGGTATATCAAACAATTTCATGTCAACATTTCAGGTTCTGGAAAagctatatatatgtatgttacTGGGAAAAATGCAACTTATAAACATACAGAAATAATCCTAAACAACATAATTCCTAAGACGCACACACATTTAGTAATCTGAGTCATATAACAGGTGTTAAAAACAGgcaaaaatttaaaaaagaaacacaaaccTCATCATAAACAAGCTTTTGGTTGCGCCAGAATTCCAAAGGCGGTAGGACCACTCTTCCTGTATaaaagagtgaatttcaaattttgtcctttatctttatagtgaatttcaggcggtgtcctttatttTTCAAATTGACGAGTCTTGTacttggtgttttaaaatcttgcacgttatgtcctttagcccgaACCCTGTtagatttttctgttaaatcCGGTCATGTGAGTTGCACATGAAGGTATTATTGTCATTTCACTTTTCAGGGATTAGTTTACAAATATTTAAAATCTAAGGACAATTGTGTAAAATAATTAAAAAGACATAAAATTAACTTTACTgtcccccctctctctctcaacctccctccctctctctctactGAATGTTGAAAACCATTTGAAACATTCAAACAGTGAAGGAACATGATGGTTTAAAATGAACAAAAAGGCTCCGGCGGCGGAGGACCTGATTCAAACACGACGGCGGTGTACGATAGGAGCTCGACGAGGATAGGGCAACCGGCGGCGATTGACTGACGGTTTAAACTGAACAAAAGGGCAACCGGCGGTGATTGACTGAGTGGCGGTTCTGAATCAGGTGGTTTTGGCGAAGATGGATAGGGTTTTGGGTGTTACACTAAGGAAAGATGGATAGGGTTCTGAATCAGCTTCGGGTTTGTAAATTGGGTGTTGCAGCCGACAGGACAGGAGGGATCGTTTTGGACAAGTTAGGGAAGAGTTTTGGGATGAGAGGGAGGTTGTGGGTGGTGCAAACGGTGGCTGGGGTGATGTGTTTATGGTTAGGTGAAGTTAAGTCTGTGTGGGGTTCGATTGCGGTGAATTCAAACCCCCCTAAATCAAGTTGAAGTCTGGAACATCGTCCAAAATCTGATTTTGATTCCGATTCAGATAATAATTGAGGTGGGTTTGAATTAGGAATTTGAAATTGGGGGTTTTTTATTTGTGGGGTTTGAAATTGGGGAGAGGGTGTGAGCTGTGTTGTGCTGGTCGGCTGGGGGTGGTGAACCGGTGGTGGCGATGGTcgggtggtggtggatggttgtaaggggtgggtggtggtggtgttggcaGTAGGTCATGGCTGGTTGGGAGTGGTGATTGAGAGAAAGAGGAGATATGAGAGTGTTTTAgttttttaaatttgtttttgttttatttattaagttGTTTCTAAAGTAATTGGTATaaagacaaaaatgcccttgaGTAATGAATGATCaaatttaacagaaaaaattaactgagttaagcttaaaggacataacgtgcaacatttcaaaacatgaagtataaaactcgtcaattttaaagacaaaggacaccgcctgaaaagggGTATAAAGTAAAAGGACAAAATTTGAAATTCACTTTGtataaaatcatcatcatcatcatactcagtaaatcccaccaattgcaaagctaaggtagggtctgacgagggtaagatgtagacagccctaccccgtaggaatagagaggctgacTCCaggagacccccggctcgatagtagttttgcatcaagccttggacataaggcacataacactcggcagcaattaagacaaaggccgattagtgcatgtactcccttgtctttcggctatcaacgccaccacatgatgcatgattaccATCCTCCACTTCTAACGTttttttcacgaaattagtaaaattaacgttaaaattagtgtaCTTTCATTTTagccccccgagcgcccacacatatatactcTGTATAAAATAAACCATTTAATTATCTTATGCTTTAGACATCCAACTACTTATATATATGGTTGCTTCTCTAACCTGATCTAGATTTTTTCCCACTGAATGATTCTATCGACAACATGTTTGCACTTCCATCTCGTTCCTATACAATAACAACCTGTTAATCCATAACAAACAAGTATAATCAGAGTTGTTTGTAGATTTACCTTCTTGCGCATTGAAAAAGCTGATTTAGGACTTGTTACGAGTTTCCTTTTAACCAGTAGTTTGGTTTTAGACCTGTTCTGAGTCTTGACTGCTTTGGAACTGGTTCCATGTGTTGCAGGTATACCTTCTTTCTGTGGAATGTTAACTCTGTTTTTTTTCTTGTTTCTGTAGCCTTTCATGTTAGTTCCCACATCGTCATTTACATCTATCACACCCACACTTGATGGATCAGAACACTTAGGTGTGACGTGTGTATCCTCTAAATCACTTATCCTTATGTTAATATGTGAATCACTGCTTACAACAGTATCATCGTTGTTTCTCTTATCCTTAGTAACATCACCATTTTGGTCAATCTGTTTCCATTTTGATTCCATCTTTACAGCCTTCTTGTTTAAATTCTCAGAACTGCCTAAAATCCCAGGATCAATGCCATTAAATAGTAGAAAACTATGTTTACTGCTATCCGGCTTTTTCATAGATCTAGTCACGCGCCTGCTAGGAACCCCAAAACACTTTGATGGTGTGGATGAGTCAACGGGATTCATCTCGAGACTTGGATCATCCTTAAATTCTGCTGTCGTAGGAGATCTTTCAGTTATATGCTCCTGTTTAAAGAAATAAGATTCATTTTTAGAGGGTTGTATGTGACCCCAAGATCCAGAAAGAGTTACGGGTTAATATTATCACAGGTTTCAAGGCTCAACCACTCATGCTTGCCATTGTAATGGTGTAAGAGACACTTGAAAACATTTTGTTTAGGCAACCATGAGACAAACGTACTAAGAATAAatttctttttgggttttttat
This genomic stretch from Helianthus annuus cultivar XRQ/B chromosome 8, HanXRQr2.0-SUNRISE, whole genome shotgun sequence harbors:
- the LOC110873017 gene encoding kinetochore-associated protein KNL-2 homolog, translating into MASCSYFQKTVTLLDWWLTKPPTNDHYQTLTLGVAGFTSQQNRPARCFSSAPILKIFDLFELETVDGVCVILQGFINKQRTLENGFSPQVFDHFFIGFPPYWKEYCPKIESAAKCVTGVQEEDSIEGYGKPHNSDSYTVDMGVQDCKDVMLNNKSSNPSSVEISHEHITERSPTTAEFKDDPSLEMNPVDSSTPSKCFGVPSRRVTRSMKKPDSSKHSFLLFNGIDPGILGSSENLNKKAVKMESKWKQIDQNGDVTKDKRNNDDTVVSSDSHINIRISDLEDTHVTPKCSDPSSVGVIDVNDDVGTNMKGYRNKKKNRVNIPQKEGIPATHGTSSKAVKTQNRSKTKLLVKRKLVTSPKSAFSMRKKERDGSANMLSIESFSGKKSRSGRVVLPPLEFWRNQKLVYDEDGEVCGVQGPM